TCTTCAATGGCTAATAgattgattgatcaatattgttCTATTATTTCTCTATGTCATATATTAATAACAAATTGATTGCACCTATAATTGAAATGTAAATTAAACCTTTTTCTTATAATAACCGTGAAATATTACTAtacgaataaaataaaattaatacatcgACAATTATAACCATCTTTCAGGAAGAATGTCAaagttagaaattaaaaaagcGCGATCTTAGCTAGAAATATTCCACGGTGATGTATGCATTCCCCTCATCATCCTTGTTAGCTCCAAATCAGTTATTCAAATTGTACACTTGTAAGAACATTTCTCATGCTATCTGCATTCTCTAATCTCCACTATATTTTACAATaatatagcaaaaaaaatttctcttttatttttatggttttGAAGATTATTCTTTTAGTTGCCAAAAACAACTAAAACTAGAggcatattataaaataaaagagaaaccccaaaaaggtaaaaaagataaaaagaatttaCTAATGATCAttgaattttcaaaagtaaTTTTGTTAAGGTATATCGTAACGTTTTACAAGATGGTCAAATAGTTCCATTTtacacatgaaaaaataagatatatttcaCATAGAGTACAATTTTTACCTCTCACATTAGGATTAACAGTATTTTTATCCCTCGGTTGTtactaaattttgatttttagtcCCTAAAGTATGTCACTAACGACATTTTAACCTTCAATGTGAATACTGAATTGTGCACTTTAAATCCATTATTTGTGAATATTCACAAATatactataattattaattgtgGAACTACTTAATTATCCATGCATTATGTCATATTTAACGACAATATAGTGCGTATATATAGTCaaatattacattattttctacATACAGGGATTAATAACATtcatttaaattgattaaagaATAAATACATCGATATATCACAAGGACTTAAAGGAGAATTTATCAATTACTTCGCGATCAAAAGTGTTGTTATCCCCTCAAATCATGTAGGTTTGGATGATTTAtctaaaaggaaaatatttattcacattCTGTCGTGGCCGGGAGCTGAATTTCatcaataatgaattaggtCAGAAATGTTGAGAATCTCATTAATTGAAAATCACATCGTTGATCTATCGCCAATATCttttgtccaaattttttatggacgtccattaagacgttatctatgAAGTCAGTTAGCCCTGACGGCCAAAATGATCCATtatgaaggtcaaacgagccccaaagcaggtaaacccttcattttgccgattttcgtgtCTTATAGTCCATGATCTTTTTTAGTGATTCATAATTTCGACGTCTTTTTTGCtcaatttttcgtggacgtccattaTGACGTTAGCTATGGATCCAGTTGGCCCTCACGatcaaaatgactcattttgaaggtcaaacgagccacaaaATAGGAAAATCCaccattttattgattttcgtgtgctatagtccatagatttttggtgatccagattttcGATAActtttttgcccaaatttttcgtggtcgtccgttaagacgttacCTATGTATCCAGTTGGCTCTAACGATCAAAACGACCAATTTTCActgtcaaacaagccccgaagctgGTAAACCCCATCTTGCCGATTTTCATATACTACAGtgcatgaatttttggtgatttagATTTTCGACATCATTTTtgtccaatttttttgtggatgtctgtTAAGACGTTATCGATGGAGCCAGTTGACCCTGACAGCCAAAATGGCTCATTcaaaaggtcaaatgagccccggagtaGGTAAACCCTtcattttaccgattttcgtgtTTTATAGCCCACggtcttttttggtgatctagaaTTCCAACGTCTTTcttgttcaaattttttatggacatccgttaagacgttAGCTATTGACTTATTTGTCCAAAACGGACACACCATCCATTTtgaagtcaaacgagcccttgAGCAGGTAAATCCCCCTATTActatatgaatttttggtgatccactCCGACACCATTTTTGCCTAAATTATTCGTAGACATCTGTTATAACGTTATATATGGAGCCAGCTGGCCCTGATGGACAAAACAAATCTATTTGAAGCTCAAACGAGCACAGAGCAGGAAAATCTCTTATTTtgccgattttcatgtgctatagtccataatattttttttgagatcaAGAATTCTGACGTCTTATTTATCCAATTTTTTTAACGTCAGTTAAGACGTATCTATAGATCTAGTTGGTCCTGACAGCCAAAAcgatccattttgaaggtcaaacgagtctcGTAGCACGTAAATTccccattttttttaattttagtgtgCTATGATCTAtcaatttttggtgatccagaatttcgaCGTCGCCAACTTTTTTATAGACGGTCATTAAGACGTTAGTTATGGAGCCAGTTATCCCTCACAGCCAATACAATCCATTTtcgaggtcaaacgagcccgaagtaGGTAAACcctattttgccaattttcatgtactagtctatgaatttttggtgatcccgaattcaatattatttttatccaaattttttgtagacgtccgttaagacgttattTATGGAGCTAGTTGGCCCAGGCGGGCGAgacgacccattttgaaggtcaaacgagcccggagcAGGTAAGCCCATcaatttgttgattttcttgtgctatagtccacgatcttttttggtgatcaaaaTTCTGACGTcttttttgtccaaatttttggagacgtccattaagacgttATTTATAGAGCAGTAGGCCCTGATGGCCACACAACCTATTTTGAAAGGTCAACGAACCTAGGAGCAGATAAACCCCctcattttgtcaattttcatgtgatatagtatatggatttttggtgatccagcaTTCTGACGTTTTTTTGCCCAAATATTTCGTGAACGTCTGTTAAGACGTTAACCATGTAGTCAGTTGACCCCGACAACCAGAATGgcctattttcaaggtcaaacaaggtCCAAAATAAGTAAACCCCATTTTCCTGATTTTTGTGTACTAAAGTTCGTCAAATTTTGGTTATCTAGAATTTTGACATCatttttgtccaaatttttcgttgacgtccgttaagacattGTCTATTGATCCAGTTAGTCTTGATGGCTAAaacgacccatttagaaggtcaaacaagcctcatTTAAGGTAAATCAttatttatcgattttcgtgttcaAAGTCAACAATCATTTTTGGTGATTTAGAGTTTAGACGTCTTTTTTGCCCAATTTTTTTGGACATCCGCTAAGACGTTAGTTATGGATCCAGTTGGTTCTGACAGTCAAAATTACCCATAATGATGATCAAACGAGTCCTAGAGCATGTAAACTCTTTATTATACTATGCATTATAGTCCATGGttttttggtgatctagaaTTCTGGCGTTCTTTTTGCtcaattttttcgtagacgtctgTTAAGACATTAGTTATGGATCCAGTTGGATCTAACAGCCAAAATGGCTCATTTTagatgtcaaacgagccccgaagcaggTTAACCCtcaattttatcgatttttgtgtgttacagtcaatgaatttttggtgattcagaATTTCGGTATTTTTTTGCCAAAAcatttcatggacgtccgttaagacgttagcTATTGATCCAATTGCTTTGACAGTAAAAACAActcattttaaaggtcaaacgagccgcgaaGCAGGTAAATTCCATTTTTACTGATTTTCATGTACTGtatatttcatgtattttttatgattcAGAATTGTGACATCTATTTTGCCGAAATTTTTTGTGAATGTCTATTAAGACGTTATCTATTGAGCCAGGTGGTCCTGACGGCCAAAACAACCCATTTTGAATGGCAAACGAGCTTCAAAGCAAGTAAACCCctaattttatcgatttttgtgtACTATAGTCCATGATCTTTTTTAGTGATCCAGAATTCTGACtttttttccccaaattttttgtggacgtcctttaCGATGTTAGCTATGAAGATAGTTTTCCCTGACGGCTAAAACATCCCATTttcaatgtcaaacgagccccgaaataGGTAAACTCCGTCTTACCAATTTTCTTGTACTATAGTCTAtatatttttggtgatccaaaattctGACGTTATTTTTGCTCATATTTTTCGTGAACGTCAGTCAAGACATTATCTATGGGCCATTTGACCCTGATGGCCAAAATGatctattttgaaggtcaaacgagtttTATAGTAGTTAGACCCCTgttttaccaattttcgtgtgcttcgtccacaatttttttggtgattaagaattttgatgtcttttttgcccaaatttttgTGGACATTTGTTAAGACGTTAGTTATGAAGCCAGTTGGTCATGACAGCCAAAATGATCCATTTAAGTTCAAATAAGCCCCGGAGCAGGTAAATCCTacattttgccaatttttgtATGGTATATATAATCCATGGATTTTGGTGATCTAGAATTACGACGTcttttttgcccaaatttttgtggacgtctgtttAGATGTTAGTTATCGAGCCAGTTGACCCTGATGGTCAAAATGGTGCATtatcaaggtcaaatgagccccaaatTAGGTAAATcctattttgtcaattttcgtgTATAATAGTCCACAGGTTTTTGGTGATTCGAAATTTCAATGTCatttttgcccaaattttttgtggaggtccgttaagacgttatcTACGGAACCAGTTGGCCCCAACGGCAAAAACTGCCCATTTTGAATATCAAATGATCTCCGCAGCAGGTAACCCCcttattttatcgatttttgtgtgctataatacatgatttttttttgtcatccAGAATTTCGATATCTTTTTTGCCtaaattttttgtggatgtctgtTAAGACGTTAGTTATGGAGCTAGTTGACCCTGACGTCTAAAACGACCtattttgaaagtcaaacgagctccggagcaggtaaacccctcattttaccgattttcgtgtgctatagttcatgaaattttggtgatccagaattacGACGTCCGTTTTGCCCAAATTTTATGTGGGtgtccgttaagacgttagcTATGGAGCCAGTTGACCCTGATAGCCAAAacgactcattttcaaggtcaaactaACCAGAAGCAGGTAAAGCCCATTTTGCCCATTTTCGTGGACGTTGTTAAGATGTTACCTATGGAGCTAATTatagttttaattattaaaattgaattctAGAAATACCGAACCAAGTATCGAATGTCCATCCTAAAAATCCCGTGTCATATCATATGTTCACTTACCATATCATAGCTAATTGATCTAACTGAATTCACCATGAACTCAAATTTGAAACTTTGactatttatttagttttagggTGTGTTCGGTATAGAAAGTATTcgcaattaaataaaaagaaaaattatttaaattttgaaatttaaaataatcaaataaatttgaattcttaAAAGTGAATtccatataatatcaaaatgcGAAATATAATCGTAGAATATTTTAggatattttcaaaataaatgaaatatcacataagaaacttaaaaaaaaaaaaaaagagggtacAGTTGGTCAGTTGAGTGTGTTAGTTTGTTCCATTAAGTACTTGGGAGTGCAATTTCGCGCCTCTTTTAGTTAAAAGTGAAAACTCTCAGgtaaattttccttttcttctccAGTTCTCATTGTAAATTCGCTTTCGATGCAATTGAACTTCGATTTTTATAAGTATATTTTGTTCAGATAACTGTCTGATCATAATTTGGTAGCAACAATACTCTCTTGTTGAGCAAGGAAATCATACATTACGTCGATTTTTGCTACTGTGACTGTCTTGCTATGTTATAAATCCTTGGATTTAAGCATTTGATGTGATTCCTCTGTACTTTTTACTGAGCAATTTTAGTCTATGTGAAAGTTTTTTCCTTGTTTGATTTTGGTGTTTAAGTCTTCGGATTTTGATTCATTTCTATCTGTATCATATGCATTTAGTTGTTGATGTGAATTTGGACATGCTTTGTTGGATTTATATGTGAGGTCTCGTTCGTACTTATTGTTTTGACTGTTTAATTCCTGTGCTTTGTCTAGCTTGATTGTAGTAGTAGCTCGATTTTTCATTTTACAGTTCCTGATGATTTAGTTCTGTCCATATGGATTTTTCAGGATGTGGGAAAAGAAACGAACCTTTAGAAATCTGCCAAGAGATCAACTAGGCGGTGTTATATTTGGGTGTACCAATGATACAATAAGAGAGTGTCTCGAAAAGCAACTAGTAGGTCAGATATTCGGCCCTAATATATTGTCCttcgataaaaaaaaaattaggacaATGGCTCGTTgttaattatatacattttaaaatgtttgacAGGTTTGCCTAGCGCACACTTTATATATGTGAAAAATGTAAATCCTGGTTTGCCAGTGTTCTTGTTCAACTACAACGATAAGAAGCTCCACGGAATCTTTGAGGCTGCAAGCTCTGGTCAAATGCAAATCAATCCATATGCTTGGAAAAAAGATGGTGATGAAAGAACACGATTTCCTGCACAGGTTTCATagcattgttttctttttggcttTATCTGCTTATGTTGATGCATGCCTTGTTGGCAAAAGATATGAACGGCTACTCGAATAAGATGTTAACAGAGAGAAACTTGATCTTTTTCTATTACTTCAGAAGACAACGCTAAAAGTCTGTAAATAGAACTTGGAAAGAAACAAACCTACAGATTATTCTAGTAAACAGGAAACATAACTAAAAGTACTGCCACTAACAGcattatatttttgaatcagTCAACGAACACGTTGGTGTTATATTATAGAAAGGATTATTATACTAAAActtcactttttcttttgaagGTTCAGATACGTGTCCGTCTGCATTGTGTACCACTGCCAGAAGATATGTTTAGACCAATAATTAAGGATAACTATTTTGAGCAGCATCATTTCTGGTTTGAGCTAGATCTTACTCAATCTAGTAAATTGATCTCACAACTTTCATCTCTTGCATATGCTCCGAGTAGCACCACACATTATTCAGCACTCCGGAGAAGTATAATCCAAACTTCACCTGCAAATAACAAGATAGTAGAAAATAGATGTTCTGAACCacaaaacttgaaaaataagCCATCCAGTTCCATTGATTCTCAAGCTGCATTGGATGAgaagaattttatatatatgaaacttAAAGAAATAGCTCTTAATCGTGAACGCTCAGCGCTCTCCAGAAACAGGCATGCAGAGGAAAACACCAATGAAAGGATAAGTTATAATGATGTAAGCATTGATCAAGCAGGTTTTGTGGAACCACAGCCTCCTGGAGAAGAGAAGAATGAAGAAGGCGATTGTGACTTGGCTGGTTATCCTCCTTTTGTAGCTCAGGTTCATCATCTTCTTGTAATACGTGCAAATTTTCGTCAACCATTTTTTCTCTAGATGTTCTTATATGACTTCAATATCTCTGTTGTTGCAGCTGCTGAAAGAAGTGAAAGAACTGAATGCGTTTAAGGAACAGCACACCCAAAAAGTGACTGGCCTGGAGAAGAAGCTGGTAAACCTTATCTCTGTATAATCTTGGTCGTATGGTGACATATATATTCTATGCTAAAACCACTTAAGGAGCTTGAGATTCTGCTTCTTCTTTTAAAGTAGATGAAATCATGATAATAAGCTATAGATTTTCAAGATGATATACCAAAAAAATGCTAGTATGATTgctaaaaaaggaaataataagATCACTATCATATAATTTCGGATATGTAACCTGACAGGGAAAAGTATTATTGAACATTAGTTGCTATTTACTATACAAAGAGTTGAACATCAGTGATAGTTGATAATGGTATTCTTACGCCGATTTCAAGGATTTCAATAATTATCCCCTTTTTAATTTCCTTGTCTTCACATGGAATTCAGGCTAATGCACAAGAAGAAATTAACCTGCTAAAAGGTAGATGTTTGATGTTGGAGTCCATAAATCCTACTTGTACACATGATAGTGAAAATGTGGTTGAGTCAGATGATATATTGCGTGATGAGTCAATCATCCTAGCTGGAGGATCAGATGGTAATAACTGGCTATCGGCCTTGGACTTGTACTCACTTTTGAGTGATGTTTTAAAGCCACTTAAACCAATGACTTCATTTTGGTCGTATTTTGCAATAGCAAATCTGAGTAGAGAAGTTTATGTATTTGGtggaaaatttgagaaattgtGGGACGATACAGGTAATGCCAGTAGTCCCTGCCTTCACATACCTTCCTCCCCCTTTCTCTTTAGTTGCTGATACTAATGCCACTCGATTCTTGTGAAGTTGCATCGTATAACCCAGCCAATGATATGTGGACTCTGCATCCTCATTTGAAAAAGAGAAACAATAACTTATCTGGAGCTACTTTGAAGGACAAGATATTTACAATGGGTGGTGGAAATGGGACTGAATACTTTGCACAAGTTGAAATGCATGATCCTCAAGTAGGTCGATGGATTCCTTCACGATCCATGTGGCAGAAGGTTAATTATATTCCTTGCTTATACTTCGATAGTGATATTTTGAAAGGGACAAAAAGCATATGAACAACTTTAGACTTACTTGTTCAAAGTGCTCATATTATCTCCTCTGACATGATTGTCTACCATTCATGCAGCAATTTTCTCATGCAGCAACAGAACTCAATGGTGCATTATATGCTGTTGGTGGATTTGATGGAGACAAATATTTGGCGTAAGTTATTACTAAATTGCTGTTTTCTAATTTCTTTATAGTGTATGCCCCAAATGAGCTTGACATTTGGGCTTCATTATCTGAGAAATGAGAGTTGCTTGTAGTTTTCCAAACCGCGGTCTTTTTTAGTGCTAAAGTTGTTCTGATAGAAATCTGcaacttcttttatttcattgaaTCGGAAGAGTAGTTGAGTCTTGTTTTTCAGTTTTCTGCTGTGTTTCTCCTGTAGCATATTTCTTACTATCACCTCAGGACTGCTGAAAGGTTTGACCCCAGACAACATGCTTGGACAAAAATTGAGAGTATGAGCACAAAAAGACCATCTCACGCGTTGGTTCCTTTGGGGGGAAAGTTGTATGTTGGCCTCTTCTTGCTTCTTTGGA
The sequence above is a segment of the Solanum lycopersicum chromosome 10, SLM_r2.1 genome. Coding sequences within it:
- the LOC101267571 gene encoding uncharacterized protein isoform X1; protein product: MMWEKKRTFRNLPRDQLGGVIFGCTNDTIRECLEKQLVGLPSAHFIYVKNVNPGLPVFLFNYNDKKLHGIFEAASSGQMQINPYAWKKDGDERTRFPAQVQIRVRLHCVPLPEDMFRPIIKDNYFEQHHFWFELDLTQSSKLISQLSSLAYAPSSTTHYSALRRSIIQTSPANNKIVENRCSEPQNLKNKPSSSIDSQAALDEKNFIYMKLKEIALNRERSALSRNRHAEENTNERISYNDVSIDQAGFVEPQPPGEEKNEEGDCDLAGYPPFVAQLLKEVKELNAFKEQHTQKVTGLEKKLANAQEEINLLKGRCLMLESINPTCTHDSENVVESDDILRDESIILAGGSDGNNWLSALDLYSLLSDVLKPLKPMTSFWSYFAIANLSREVYVFGGKFEKLWDDTVASYNPANDMWTLHPHLKKRNNNLSGATLKDKIFTMGGGNGTEYFAQVEMHDPQVGRWIPSRSMWQKQFSHAATELNGALYAVGGFDGDKYLAYALGGSDGSQMMSSIEIYDPHQGTWMIGEPMNYSRGYVTAAALKESIYVIGGAQSDNEVLDTD
- the LOC101267571 gene encoding uncharacterized protein isoform X2, whose amino-acid sequence is MMWEKKRTFRNLPRDQLGGVIFGCTNDTIRECLEKQLVGLPSAHFIYVKNVNPGLPVFLFNYNDKKLHGIFEAASSGQMQINPYAWKKDGDERTRFPAQVQIRVRLHCVPLPEDMFRPIIKDNYFEQHHFWFELDLTQSSKLISQLSSLAYAPSSTTHYSALRRSIIQTSPANNKIVENRCSEPQNLKNKPSSSIDSQAALDEKNFIYMKLKEIALNRERSALSRNRHAEENTNERISYNDVSIDQAGFVEPQPPGEEKNEEGDCDLAGYPPFVAQLLKEVKELNAFKEQHTQKVTGLEKKLANAQEEINLLKGRCLMLESINPTCTHDSENVVESDDILRDESIILAGGSDANLSREVYVFGGKFEKLWDDTVASYNPANDMWTLHPHLKKRNNNLSGATLKDKIFTMGGGNGTEYFAQVEMHDPQVGRWIPSRSMWQKQFSHAATELNGALYAVGGFDGDKYLAYALGGSDGSQMMSSIEIYDPHQGTWMIGEPMNYSRGYVTAAALKESIYVIGGAQSDNEVLDTD